In Mus musculus strain C57BL/6J chromosome 14, GRCm38.p6 C57BL/6J, the following are encoded in one genomic region:
- the Gjb6 gene encoding gap junction beta-6 protein: protein MDWGTLHTVIGGVNKHSTSIGKVWITVIFIFRVMILVVAAQEVWGDEQEDFVCNTLQPGCKNVCYDHFFPVSHIRLWALQLIFVSTPALLVAMHVAYYRHETARKFIRGEKRNEFKDLEDIKRQKVRIEGSLWWTYTSSIFFRIIFEAAFMYVFYFLYNGYHLPWVLKCGIDPCPNLVDCFISRPTEKTVFTVFMISASVICMLLNVAELCYLLLKLCFRRSKRTQAQRNHPNHALKESKQNEMNELISDSGQNAITSFPS from the coding sequence ATGGACTGGGGGACCCTGCACACCGTCATCGGTGGCGTgaacaagcactctaccagcatAGGGAAGGTGTGGATCACGGTCATCTTTATTTTCCGAGTCATGATCCTAGTGGTGGCTGCCCAGGAAGTGTGGGGTGATGAGCAGGAGGACTTTGTCTGCAACACTCTGCAGCCAGGGTGCAAGAACGTCTGCTATGACCATTTCTTCCCGGTGTCTCACATCCGGCTCTGGGCCCTGCAGCTGATCTTTGTGTCTACCCCAGCCCTGTTGGTGGCCATGCACGTGGCCTACTACAGACATGAAACTGCCCGAAAGTTTATACGTGGGGAGAAGAGAAACGAGTTTAAAGACCTGGAGGACATCAAACGGCAGAAGGTGCGCATTGAGGGCTCCCTGTGGTGGACGTACACCAGCAGCATTTTCTTCCGCATCATCTTCGAAGCCGCCTTCATGTATGTGTTCTACTTCCTCTACAATGGGTACCACCTACCCTGGGTACTGAAATGTGGCATTGACCCCTGCCCCAATCTCGTGGACTGCTTCATTTCGAGGCCAACTGAGAAAACGGTGTTCACTGTTTTTATGATTTCCGCATCCGTGATTTGCATGCTGCTCAATGTGGCCGAGTTGTGTTACCTGCTGCTTAAATTGTGCTTTAGGAGATCCAAAAGAACACAGGCGCAGAGAAACCACCCCAACCATGCCCTGAAAGAGAGCAAGCAGAATGAAATGAATGAGCTGATCTCAGATAGTGGCCAGAATGCAATCACAAGTTTCCCAAGTTAA